One genomic segment of Bacteroides caccae includes these proteins:
- the ruvA gene encoding Holliday junction branch migration protein RuvA, with protein MIEYVRGELAELSPATAVIDCNGVGYAANISLNTYSAIQGKKTCKLFIYEAIREDAYVLYGFADKQEREIFLLLISVSGIGGNTARMILSALSPSELVSVISAENANLLKTVKGIGLKTAQRLIVELKDKIKTVGMAAVGGTTSAGMLLQSANAEVQEEAVAALTMLGFAAAPSQKVVLAVLKEEPEAPVEKVIKLALKRL; from the coding sequence ATGATAGAATATGTTAGAGGCGAGCTTGCCGAACTCAGTCCGGCAACCGCAGTGATAGACTGTAATGGGGTGGGGTATGCCGCCAATATATCTCTGAATACCTATTCGGCTATTCAGGGGAAGAAAACTTGTAAATTATTTATTTATGAAGCTATCCGTGAAGACGCTTACGTGCTTTACGGATTTGCCGACAAACAGGAACGGGAGATTTTTCTATTATTGATTTCTGTGTCGGGGATTGGAGGAAATACGGCACGAATGATTCTTTCTGCTCTTTCTCCATCAGAGTTGGTCAGTGTAATCAGTGCTGAAAACGCGAATCTCCTGAAGACGGTGAAAGGTATCGGGCTGAAAACTGCACAGCGTCTCATTGTCGAACTGAAAGATAAGATAAAGACGGTAGGAATGGCTGCCGTAGGCGGAACAACATCCGCCGGAATGTTGTTGCAGTCTGCCAATGCCGAAGTGCAGGAAGAAGCGGTGGCTGCGTTGACAATGTTGGGTTTTGCTGCCGCACCTTCGCAGAAGGTTGTTCTGGCTGTTTTAAAGGAAGAACCGGAAGCCCCGGTAGAAAAGGTGATTAAACTGGCTTTGAAGAGATTATGA
- a CDS encoding diaminopimelate dehydrogenase, with product MKKVRAAIVGYGNIGHYVLEALQAAPDFEIAGVVRRAGAENKPEELANYAVVKDIKELEDVEVAILCTPTRSVEKYAKEYLAMGINTVDSFDIHTGIVDLRRTLDATAKEHKAVSIISAGWDPGSDSIVRTMLEAIAPKGITYTNFGPGMSMGHTVAVKAIDGVKAALSMTIPTGTGIHRRMVYIELKDGYKFEEVSAAIKADPYFVNDETHVKQVPSVDALLDMGHGVNLTRKGVSGKTQNQLFEFNMRINNPALTAQVLVCVARASMKQQPGCYTMVEIPVIDLLPGDREEWIGHLV from the coding sequence ATGAAAAAAGTAAGAGCTGCCATCGTTGGTTATGGCAACATTGGTCATTATGTACTTGAGGCGCTTCAAGCCGCACCAGATTTCGAAATAGCCGGAGTAGTTCGTCGTGCAGGAGCCGAGAATAAACCGGAAGAGTTGGCAAATTATGCAGTTGTAAAGGATATAAAAGAGTTGGAAGACGTAGAAGTTGCCATCCTTTGTACTCCGACCCGCAGCGTTGAGAAATATGCAAAAGAATATCTGGCTATGGGAATCAACACCGTAGACAGCTTCGACATCCACACCGGTATCGTTGACTTACGACGCACACTGGATGCTACGGCCAAAGAACACAAAGCCGTATCTATCATCTCCGCAGGCTGGGACCCGGGAAGCGACTCTATCGTACGTACTATGCTCGAAGCCATTGCTCCGAAAGGGATCACTTATACCAACTTCGGTCCGGGAATGAGTATGGGACATACAGTAGCCGTGAAAGCCATTGACGGAGTGAAAGCCGCCCTGTCTATGACTATCCCTACGGGTACGGGAATCCACCGTCGCATGGTATATATCGAGCTGAAAGACGGATACAAATTTGAAGAAGTATCCGCAGCTATCAAAGCAGATCCTTATTTCGTGAATGACGAAACACACGTGAAACAGGTTCCGAGCGTGGACGCCCTTCTCGACATGGGACACGGAGTAAACCTCACCCGCAAAGGCGTATCGGGCAAAACCCAGAATCAGCTATTTGAATTTAATATGCGCATCAACAACCCTGCACTGACTGCACAAGTACTGGTATGCGTAGCACGTGCTTCCATGAAGCAGCAACCGGGTTGCTACACAATGGTGGAAATTCCGGTGATCGACCTCCTTCCGGGTGACCGCGAAGAATGGATCGGACATCTGGTATAA
- a CDS encoding DUF3857 domain-containing protein has product MKKLFILFTLLLQLLSPIYPQQAATVITPSLKYGKPSKEELLFTTYTPDTTATALYLFHQGQSNFTYHDGFQLITEHWIRIKILKPQGTAYADVSVPFYAPTDKEEGEERASEVEGCSYNMENGKCVKTPMKRESISFERIDNRYKILKFSLPAVKEGTIIEYHYKLYSDYFIHIDNWMMQEELPMLYNQYKITIPNVFIYNIELRGKDYIQMKQKESALHATAREGGTAGINKDFTILAQETTFISQNLPAIRQDEPYCWCPEDYKVQISFDLQGTNFPGKEYEPYSQKWEDVDKQLIKPENTQFGVFLSFINPFRPETKEIFTSKMNFEERIIHSFRLLKKKLAWNGRYNLYSKDLEKVIQKGSGSNADLNFILISILKDFGLKAYPVVLSRRSAGMLPHNFPSLQKLNTFVIAVYDTDKEKYVFLDSSMDIPSLNILPPDLSVNQARILSPTEKEENKWVDLMMLTENTSFMNIKAKLEGNLIKGHRSTVLHGQEAVEYQKKRQQEQDSIVPDPTTEITPKDRLTVTNLKVEHTENDPGTIKEELDFTIQTEQVGDHLYINPMLFPQLETNPFIQTDRVLPVEFPYPYKFTLLCKLALPEGYEVEELPQSQFIRAEGDHLQCRYMIQKQGNTILVSYRFHLKEYIFLPEHYKQLQDMWTKIIEKNHTLIVLKKI; this is encoded by the coding sequence ATGAAAAAGCTATTCATTCTATTTACACTCCTGTTACAGCTTTTGTCACCCATTTACCCGCAACAAGCCGCAACAGTAATCACTCCCAGTCTGAAATACGGTAAACCCTCCAAAGAAGAACTCTTGTTCACCACTTATACTCCGGATACTACTGCCACAGCCCTCTATCTGTTCCACCAGGGGCAGAGCAACTTTACCTACCACGATGGTTTTCAACTGATAACAGAACACTGGATACGCATAAAAATCCTGAAGCCACAGGGAACGGCATACGCCGATGTTTCTGTCCCGTTTTATGCCCCTACGGATAAAGAGGAAGGAGAAGAAAGGGCCAGCGAAGTAGAAGGTTGCTCTTATAACATGGAAAACGGGAAATGTGTAAAAACACCTATGAAACGCGAATCCATATCTTTCGAACGGATTGACAACCGATACAAAATTCTTAAATTCTCCCTACCCGCTGTCAAGGAGGGGACTATTATCGAATATCACTACAAGCTCTACTCCGACTACTTCATCCACATAGATAACTGGATGATGCAAGAAGAACTGCCCATGCTATACAACCAATACAAAATCACAATTCCCAATGTATTCATCTACAACATCGAACTTCGGGGAAAAGACTACATACAAATGAAACAAAAAGAATCTGCCCTTCACGCAACGGCACGTGAAGGTGGAACGGCAGGAATCAACAAAGATTTCACTATCCTGGCACAAGAAACGACATTCATTTCTCAGAACCTCCCAGCTATCCGTCAGGACGAACCCTATTGCTGGTGTCCGGAAGATTATAAAGTACAAATAAGTTTTGACCTACAAGGTACCAACTTCCCCGGCAAAGAATACGAACCATATAGCCAGAAATGGGAAGATGTAGATAAACAACTGATTAAGCCGGAGAATACACAATTCGGCGTGTTCCTCTCTTTCATCAACCCGTTCCGCCCGGAGACCAAAGAGATTTTCACCAGCAAAATGAATTTTGAGGAAAGAATCATCCACTCATTCCGTCTGCTAAAAAAGAAACTGGCTTGGAACGGAAGATATAATCTTTATAGCAAAGACCTCGAAAAAGTAATTCAAAAAGGAAGCGGCAGCAATGCTGATCTGAATTTTATCCTAATCAGCATCCTTAAAGACTTCGGGCTGAAAGCCTACCCTGTTGTTTTAAGCCGCCGTTCAGCAGGAATGTTGCCTCATAATTTCCCGTCTCTGCAAAAGCTTAATACCTTCGTTATCGCCGTTTACGATACGGACAAAGAAAAATACGTCTTTTTGGACAGTTCTATGGATATTCCTTCTCTTAACATTCTGCCGCCCGACTTGTCTGTTAACCAAGCACGCATACTTTCGCCAACAGAAAAGGAGGAGAACAAATGGGTAGACTTAATGATGCTCACAGAAAACACAAGCTTTATGAACATTAAAGCTAAATTAGAAGGTAACCTAATTAAAGGACACCGCAGTACAGTCTTGCACGGACAGGAAGCGGTGGAATACCAGAAAAAGAGACAACAAGAACAAGACAGTATCGTTCCAGACCCGACAACCGAAATTACCCCGAAAGACAGGCTAACCGTCACCAACCTAAAAGTGGAACATACGGAAAACGATCCGGGTACGATAAAAGAGGAACTCGACTTCACCATACAAACCGAACAGGTAGGTGATCACCTCTACATCAATCCGATGCTTTTCCCACAACTGGAGACCAATCCATTTATTCAGACCGACCGAGTGCTTCCTGTCGAATTTCCATATCCGTATAAATTCACATTATTATGCAAATTGGCCCTTCCCGAAGGCTATGAAGTGGAAGAACTACCCCAATCGCAATTTATCCGAGCAGAGGGGGATCATCTGCAATGCAGATATATGATTCAAAAACAAGGGAATACGATCCTGGTCAGCTACAGATTCCACCTCAAAGAATATATATTCCTTCCTGAACATTATAAACAACTGCAAGATATGTGGACAAAAATCATTGAGAAGAATCACACGTTGATAGTACTCAAAAAAATATAA
- a CDS encoding DUF3857 domain-containing protein — translation MKIIGLLFGLYLGSIMSVQAQDLSKDATSIITDSRTEVLCKSMTQSIEKESRTILILNRKGLNAAHFVCECDMFRSLQKFSGEILNASGQSVRKIKKSELQKSEYSSSLSTDDYAYYYECNFPSFPFTVKYEWEIKCNNGLIGYQSFLPQTDFQQGVEQATYRIELPAGQECRYRELNTGGKNIQVTKSTGTDGQQVIEVTASKLLPIQKEPFGPDFAKLFPRIYFAPSAFKYDKSEGDMSTWQKYGEWQYKLLDGRDELTEPFRNKLHGLTAHCSTDREKVKAIYDYLAKTTRYVSIQLGIGGLQPIAASDVCRTGFGDCKGLSNYTRAMLKEIGIPSTYTVISTTNERLLPDFSNANQMNHVILQVPLPKDTLWLECTDPSLPFGYIHQGIAGHDALLIEPAGGSIHRLPTYPDSLNTQHIIATITLSPTAETQIEVNEISRLFQYENEAGIVYLEPNKQKDHIRSTLNLSQADILRLQIKECKEANPSITFSYTASSQQYGYKTGNRLFIPTNIFKKGFSVPRAISRKYPIHINYGYSDTDSICIKLPDGYIVEGLPKPIDLKSKFGNFHSSIYTKDNKIYIVHQLFMRKGVYKPGEYTAFLDFRKQVAEQYNGKIILKKE, via the coding sequence ATGAAAATCATCGGATTATTATTCGGTCTCTACCTCGGTTCTATCATGTCTGTACAGGCACAAGACCTTTCAAAAGACGCCACTTCTATTATAACGGATTCGCGGACGGAAGTCCTCTGCAAATCAATGACGCAATCTATCGAAAAAGAAAGCCGCACGATTCTCATTCTTAACCGTAAAGGACTGAATGCTGCACACTTCGTCTGTGAATGCGATATGTTCCGTTCCTTACAGAAGTTCTCGGGAGAAATACTTAACGCATCCGGTCAAAGCGTCCGAAAGATAAAAAAATCGGAACTGCAAAAGAGCGAATATAGTTCCTCGTTAAGCACAGATGACTATGCCTATTATTACGAATGTAACTTCCCCTCTTTCCCCTTCACCGTAAAATATGAATGGGAAATAAAATGTAATAACGGGCTTATCGGCTACCAGTCCTTCCTTCCGCAAACAGACTTTCAGCAAGGAGTGGAACAAGCGACATACCGGATCGAATTGCCTGCCGGACAAGAATGCAGGTACCGCGAGCTAAACACTGGAGGAAAAAATATCCAAGTGACAAAGTCGACCGGTACGGACGGGCAGCAAGTGATTGAAGTTACCGCTTCGAAACTGCTGCCGATACAGAAAGAGCCGTTCGGTCCCGATTTCGCAAAATTGTTTCCACGGATTTATTTCGCTCCTTCCGCTTTCAAATATGACAAATCGGAAGGGGACATGAGTACTTGGCAAAAATACGGAGAATGGCAATACAAACTACTCGACGGACGCGACGAACTCACCGAACCTTTCCGCAACAAGTTGCACGGACTGACTGCTCACTGCTCTACCGACCGCGAAAAAGTAAAGGCAATTTATGACTATCTGGCAAAAACTACCCGCTACGTCAGTATACAGCTAGGTATCGGAGGATTGCAGCCTATCGCAGCATCCGATGTCTGCCGCACCGGATTTGGCGATTGTAAAGGACTTTCCAATTACACCCGTGCCATGCTGAAAGAAATAGGCATACCTTCTACTTATACGGTGATAAGCACTACCAACGAACGCCTGTTGCCTGATTTCTCCAACGCCAACCAGATGAATCACGTCATTCTGCAAGTACCTCTCCCCAAGGACACTCTGTGGCTGGAATGTACCGATCCATCGCTTCCCTTCGGCTATATCCACCAAGGCATTGCCGGACATGACGCATTGCTTATCGAACCCGCCGGTGGCAGCATACATCGTCTGCCCACGTATCCCGATTCATTGAACACACAGCACATCATAGCTACTATCACCCTATCGCCTACGGCAGAAACACAAATAGAAGTGAACGAAATATCCCGATTATTCCAGTACGAAAATGAGGCAGGAATCGTTTATTTGGAACCTAACAAACAGAAAGACCACATCCGTTCGACCCTCAACCTCTCGCAAGCCGACATCCTTCGCCTGCAAATCAAAGAATGTAAGGAAGCGAATCCATCTATCACTTTCAGTTATACGGCAAGCAGCCAGCAATACGGTTACAAAACAGGAAACCGGCTGTTCATCCCGACTAACATATTTAAAAAAGGATTCAGTGTACCTCGTGCCATCAGCCGGAAATATCCTATCCATATTAACTACGGGTATTCGGACACTGATAGTATCTGCATCAAACTACCTGACGGATATATCGTGGAAGGACTTCCCAAACCAATCGATCTAAAAAGTAAATTCGGGAACTTTCATTCCAGTATCTATACAAAAGACAATAAGATATATATTGTTCATCAACTGTTTATGCGTAAAGGGGTATACAAGCCCGGCGAATATACCGCTTTCCTCGATTTCCGTAAACAAGTGGCGGAACAGTACAATGGAAAAATCATATTAAAAAAAGAATAA
- the trhA gene encoding PAQR family membrane homeostasis protein TrhA, whose amino-acid sequence MKNKRYSNGEEWANTLSHGAGILLGVIAGYFLLVKATENAEPQWAVACISVYLTGMLSSYISSTWYHGTRPGKTKELLRKFDHGAIYLHIAGTYTPFTLLVLRQAGGWGWGIFAFVWLSAIAGFILSFKKLKEHSNLETCCYVAMGASILVAMKPLMDHLALLNATPAFWWLIGGGVSYITGAVFYSLRKPYMHATFHLFCLGGSIGHIIAIWLIL is encoded by the coding sequence TTGAAAAACAAAAGATACAGCAACGGAGAAGAATGGGCAAACACGCTCAGTCACGGAGCAGGCATACTGCTTGGAGTTATCGCAGGTTACTTCCTGCTAGTGAAAGCAACCGAAAATGCCGAACCGCAATGGGCAGTGGCTTGTATTTCTGTTTATTTGACAGGAATGCTTTCATCCTATATCAGTTCTACGTGGTATCACGGTACGCGTCCGGGCAAAACGAAAGAGCTACTCCGCAAATTCGACCACGGAGCCATTTATCTTCACATAGCGGGCACATACACACCCTTCACATTACTCGTTTTGCGTCAGGCAGGCGGTTGGGGCTGGGGTATTTTCGCCTTCGTCTGGCTGTCGGCTATCGCCGGTTTCATTTTGAGTTTCAAAAAGCTGAAAGAACACAGTAATCTGGAAACGTGCTGTTATGTGGCCATGGGAGCCAGTATTTTGGTCGCTATGAAGCCTTTAATGGATCATCTGGCATTGCTGAATGCCACCCCGGCTTTCTGGTGGCTGATAGGAGGAGGCGTATCTTATATTACAGGTGCCGTATTCTATTCATTGCGCAAGCCTTATATGCACGCCACCTTTCATCTGTTCTGCTTGGGAGGAAGTATCGGGCACATCATAGCTATCTGGCTGATATTATAG
- a CDS encoding anaerobic ribonucleoside triphosphate reductase: MNYAEICIIKRDGKREDFSISKIKNAISKAFSATGIQDEQQLIADITMNVISQFATPTITVEEIQDLVEKALMKVRPEVAKKYIIYREWRNTERDKKTQMKHVMDGIVAIDKNDVNLSNANMSSHTPAGQMMTFASEVTKDYTYKYLLPKRFAEAHQLGDIHIHDLDYYPTKTTTCIQYDMDDLFERGFRTKNGSIRTPQSIQSYATLATIIFQTNQNEQHGGQAIPAFDFFMAKGVAKSFRKHLSSFINFYVAMENGIQADEKAIRTLIKEYLPSIQSGERERETLRIALIALQINIDKEHLARIIEKAYQQTRKDTHQAMEGFIHNLNTMHSRGGNQVVFSSINYGTDTSAEGRMVIEELLKATIEGLGTRGEVPVFPIQIFKVKDGVSYSEKDYEKAMKMESIEEAMKATYEAPNFDLLLKACQTTSKALFPNFMFLDTPFNKNEKWKADDPKRYIYELATMGCRTRVFENVAGEKSSLGRGNLSFTTLNMPRLAIEARIKAENLIEDERNKDAIEQKAKEIFMESVRNTATLVADQLYERYQYQRTALARQFPFMMGNDVWKGGGTLNPNEQVGDVLRSGTLGIGFIGGHNAMVALYGEGHGHSQKAWDTLYEAVTEMNKVADEYKAKYNLNYSVLATPAEGLSGRFTKMDRRKFGKIPGVTDRDYYVNSFHVDVKEPISIVEKIKCEAPFHAITRGGHITYVELDGEAQKNVRAIAKIVKVMHDEGIGYGSINHPVDTCHNCGYKGVIFDKCPVCQSESILRMRRITGYLTGDLSSWNSAKRAEEKDRVKHL; the protein is encoded by the coding sequence ATGAACTACGCGGAAATTTGTATCATCAAACGTGATGGTAAAAGAGAAGATTTCTCTATCAGCAAGATTAAGAATGCAATCAGCAAGGCATTCAGTGCGACAGGCATTCAGGATGAACAGCAATTAATTGCTGATATCACGATGAATGTAATCAGCCAGTTTGCCACCCCTACGATTACCGTAGAGGAAATCCAGGACTTAGTAGAAAAAGCATTGATGAAGGTACGGCCGGAGGTCGCCAAAAAGTACATCATCTACCGTGAATGGCGGAATACGGAACGAGACAAGAAAACCCAGATGAAGCACGTCATGGATGGTATTGTCGCTATCGACAAGAACGATGTAAACCTAAGCAACGCCAATATGAGCAGCCATACACCTGCCGGACAGATGATGACGTTTGCATCGGAAGTAACCAAAGATTATACTTATAAATACCTGTTGCCGAAGCGTTTTGCCGAAGCTCACCAACTGGGAGACATTCATATTCATGACTTGGATTATTATCCGACAAAAACGACGACTTGTATCCAATATGACATGGATGATTTGTTCGAACGCGGTTTCCGTACCAAAAACGGCAGTATCCGCACCCCACAAAGCATTCAAAGTTATGCAACTCTGGCTACGATCATCTTCCAGACAAACCAGAACGAGCAGCACGGCGGACAGGCAATTCCCGCCTTCGACTTTTTCATGGCAAAGGGTGTGGCCAAGTCATTCCGCAAGCATTTATCTTCTTTCATCAATTTCTATGTGGCCATGGAAAACGGTATACAGGCCGATGAAAAAGCGATCCGCACACTGATTAAAGAATATCTGCCGTCTATCCAATCCGGTGAACGGGAACGGGAAACGTTACGCATCGCCCTGATAGCCCTGCAAATCAATATTGACAAAGAGCACTTGGCACGCATCATAGAGAAGGCATACCAACAGACACGGAAAGATACGCATCAGGCAATGGAAGGATTTATACACAACCTGAACACGATGCATTCCCGTGGTGGTAACCAGGTGGTATTCAGCTCTATCAACTACGGCACGGATACTTCCGCTGAAGGCCGCATGGTGATTGAGGAGCTACTGAAGGCCACGATTGAAGGGTTGGGAACCCGTGGTGAAGTACCCGTATTCCCGATTCAGATCTTCAAAGTGAAAGACGGAGTTTCTTATTCGGAAAAGGACTATGAGAAGGCTATGAAAATGGAAAGCATCGAAGAGGCCATGAAAGCAACTTACGAAGCTCCTAATTTCGACCTGCTGCTGAAAGCCTGCCAGACGACATCGAAAGCTCTTTTTCCAAATTTCATGTTCCTCGATACTCCTTTCAACAAGAACGAAAAATGGAAAGCAGACGACCCGAAACGTTATATTTACGAGCTGGCAACAATGGGTTGCCGCACTCGTGTGTTTGAAAACGTAGCCGGAGAGAAATCGTCTTTAGGACGCGGCAACCTTTCATTCACAACACTAAATATGCCCCGACTGGCTATCGAAGCTCGTATCAAAGCTGAAAATCTGATAGAGGACGAACGCAACAAAGACGCTATCGAACAGAAAGCAAAGGAGATTTTCATGGAATCGGTACGTAACACGGCTACTTTAGTGGCCGACCAGCTTTACGAACGTTATCAATATCAGCGTACAGCCCTTGCACGCCAGTTCCCCTTTATGATGGGAAATGATGTATGGAAAGGCGGCGGCACACTGAACCCAAACGAACAGGTAGGTGACGTGCTGCGTAGCGGTACGCTGGGAATCGGATTCATCGGCGGGCACAACGCAATGGTTGCTCTCTACGGAGAAGGCCACGGGCATAGCCAAAAGGCATGGGACACATTGTACGAGGCCGTAACGGAAATGAACAAGGTAGCGGATGAATATAAAGCGAAATATAACCTGAACTATTCTGTACTGGCTACTCCCGCCGAAGGTCTTTCCGGACGTTTCACCAAAATGGACCGCCGGAAATTCGGTAAAATTCCGGGAGTAACGGACAGGGACTATTATGTCAACTCATTCCACGTAGACGTGAAAGAGCCTATCAGTATTGTTGAAAAAATCAAATGCGAAGCTCCTTTCCACGCTATTACCCGTGGCGGACACATCACATATGTGGAACTGGACGGAGAAGCACAGAAAAATGTACGTGCCATTGCCAAAATAGTAAAGGTGATGCACGACGAGGGTATCGGTTACGGCTCTATCAATCATCCGGTAGACACCTGCCATAACTGCGGCTACAAAGGGGTGATTTTCGACAAATGCCCCGTATGCCAGAGTGAAAGCATTCTCCGGATGCGCCGCATCACCGGCTACCTGACAGGTGACTTAAGTTCGTGGAACTCCGCTAAACGGGCGGAAGAAAAAGACCGCGTAAAACACTTGTAA